CAATGTCAGCAAGGGATCGGGTGTGTATTCAGGCGAGGGCAGGCGAATGGAAACGCTTGAGTCGTCGCGCAAGAGCGTTACGGTCTGCATGCGGGCCAAAGCCTTGACGCGGCTTTGTGCCTGCTTGGCCTTGGTGGCCTGGGCCTTGAAGCGGTCAATAAAGCTTTGCAGACGCGCGGCTTCACGGGTTTGACGCTCGTAGGCGATCTGGCTTTGTTGCACGCGCTCGGCACGCTGCACCAGAAAGTCGTTGTAGCCGCCTTTGTAGCGAACCAGTTTGCCTTGATCCACGTGCAGGATCGAACGGGCCACCGCATCCAGAAACTCGGTGTCGTGCGAAATCAGCAACACGGTGCCGGGGTAGGACGTCAGCCAGCGCTCCAGCCAGAGCATGGCGTCCAAGTCCAGGTGGTTGGTGGGCTCGTCCAGCAAGAGCAGGTCAGAAGGAGCCATCAGGGCACGGGCCAGGGACAGGCGCATTTGCCAGCCACCGGAGAATTCGCGCACGGGCAGCATCCACTGATCGGGGCGGAAACCCAGACCGGCCAGCAATTGCTCGGCACGCGAGGGGGCGGACCAGGCATCGGCTTCGATCAGGGCATTTTCCAGCTCGGCAATGGTCTGGCCATCGCTATCGGGCGTGTTGGCGCGTTTTTCCTGCAAGGCACGCAAACGCTCGTCGCCGTCGATAACAAATTCGCGGGCAGGGCGGTCACGGTCCGGAATGGTTTGGCGCACACTGGCTACTTCCCAGACTTCGGGGATGCTCAGGTCACCCCCGTCCAGATCCAGCTCGCCTTGCAGCAAGGCAAACAGCGAGGATTTACCGGCGCCGTTCTTGCCCACAATGCCCAGGCGCTCGCCCGGATTGACGATGAAATCCGTATTGTCCAGCAGGACTTTGACGCCGCGACGCAGCGTAATTCCAGTTGCGCGTATCACAGAGCCAGTTGCTCCCGGCTTAGCAAGAGAATCTGGTCTTCAGCAGTTTCCGTACTTAGCCAGATAGGCTCCAGCTCTGGGAAAGCAGCGACGAAATTGTCGTACTCATTGCCGATTTCCAACACCAGCACGCCTTCGGGCGACAGGAAGTTGGGGGCTGCTTCCAGAATGCGACGCACCAGGTCCATGCCGTCGTCACCGCCAGCCAGGGCCAGTTGTGGCTCGTGCTGGTATTCCTTGGGCAGGTTCTGCATGGACTGCTCATTCACATACGGTGGGTTGCAAATGATCAGGTCGTAGGCGGTGGGCGGCAATTGATCCAGCAGATCGCTCTTGTACAGACTCATGCGATCGTTCAGCTCAAAGGCATCGATATTTGACTGCGCCACTTCCAGCGCGGCGTCGGACAGATCCACGGCATCGACTTGCGCTTGCGGGAAGGCCAGGGCCGTCAAGATAGCCAGGCAGCCCGAGCCGGTGCACAAATCCAGGGCGTTGTAGATGGCGTCCGGGTCGGCAATCCAGGGTTGCAGCTGTTCAGCCAACAGCTCCGCAATGGGAGAGCGCGGCACGATGGTATCGGCGGTGACGCGGAAGCGATGGCCTTGCAGCCAGGCTTCACCGGTCAGGTAGGCGGCGGGCACGCGTTCGTTGCAGCGGCGTGCGACCAGGGCCAGATAGGCGGCGCGCTCGGACTCCAGCACGGTGGCGTCCAGATACGGGTCCAGTGTGTCCAGGGGCAGATGCAGGGTGTGCAGCAGCAGATACGCGGCCTCGTCCCAGGCATTGTCACTGCCGTGGCCAAAGGCCAGCTGACAGCGGTTGAACTGGCTGACGGACCAGCGCAACAAGTCGCGCACGGTGCGCAGTTCCTGCTGGGCTTCCAGCAGGGAGGAACTATCGATGCAAGGGCTTAACAAAGCAGGGATTCCAATGTACGGCGATAAATGTTTTTAAGGGGCTCAAGATCAGCAACGGAAACGTGTTCGTTGATTTGATGGATGCTGGCGTTGAGCGGGCCAAATTCGACCACTTGAGGGCAGATTTTAGCGATAAAGCGACCATCCGAGGTGCCGCCTGTCGTGGACAGATCGGTTTCCACGCCGGTTTCGGTTTCAATGGCCTTGGCAAGAGCCTGGCTCAGCGGGCCGGCCTCGGTCAGAAAGGGCTCGCCACCTACCGTCCATTCCAGTTGGAAGTCCACGCCATGGCGGCGCAGAATGGATTCCACTTCGGCTTGCAGACCGGCCGGTGTTTGCTCGGTGGAGAAACGGAAGTTGAAATGCACATCCAGCTGACCGGGGATCACATTACCCGCGCCGGTACCGGCATGGATATTGGAGATCTGAAAGCTGGTGGGTGGGAAGTCGATATTGCCGGCGTCCCACATGCGGTCTGTCAGTTCGTGCAGTACAGGGGCGAACACATGCAGCGGGTTGATGGCTAATTGCGGGTACGCCACGTGGCCTTGGCGACCCTTCACGATCAGGTGACCGGACAAGGAGCCGCGACGGCCATTTTTAATGGTGTCACCCAATTGGCGCGAGCAGGTGGGCTCGCCCACGATGCAATAGTCCAGTTGTTCGCCACGCTCTTTCAGGACACGGCACACATGCACGGTGCCGTCGGTTGCGGGGCCTTCCTCATCCGAAGTCAGCAGCAGGGCAATCGAGCCTTTGTGCTCAGGATGGGCCTGGGTAAATTCCTCAACCGCGTGAATGAAGGCCGCAATCGAGGCCTTCATATCCGCAGCGCCACGGCCATACAGTTGCCCGTCGCGCACGGTAGGTTCAAACGGGGGCGAGTCCCAAGCTGCTTCCGGCCCGGTAGGCACCACATCCGTGTGTCCGGCAAAAACAAACAAGGGCGCTTCGGTGCCACGGCGGGCCCACAGGTTGGACACCGGGCCGCTGGGCAGATGTTCCAGGCTAAAGCCCGCTTGCTCCAGCCTTGCGCCCAGCCATTGCTGGCAGTGGGCATCCTCGGGGGTAACCGAGGGGCGGGCAATCAGGGCTTTTAGGGTGTCTAGTACAGAATTGTCAGTGCTCATGTTCAGGCGCGAAGTAAATCATTAATACTGGTCTTGGCGCGGGTACGGGCATCCACACGCTTGACGATGATGGCGCAGGCCAGGCTGTACAGCCCATCGGCCGAAGGCAGGGAACCAGGGACCACTACCGAACCGGCAGGGACACGGCCTTGGTAAATCTTGCCCGTTTCGCGCTCGTAAATCTTGGTGCTTTGCGACAGGAATACGCCCATGGCCAGCACCGAGTTCTCTTCCACGATGACCCCTTCCACCACTTCGGAACGGGCACCGATAAAACAGTTGTCCTCAATGATAGTGGGGTTGGCTTGCAGAGGTTCCAATACCCCGCCAATACCGACGCCGCCTGACAGGTGAACATGCTTGCCGATTTGGGCGCAGGAACCGACGGTGGCCCAGGTATCGACCATGGTGCCTTCACCGACATACGCGCCAATGTTCACAAACGAGGGCATCAGCACGACATCGGGAGCCACATAAGCGCCTTGGCGCACCACGGCACCGGGAACGGCACGAAAGCCTGCCTGGGCAAAGGCGGCCTGGTCGTGCTGCTCGAATTTCAGCGGCACCTTGTCATAGAAGGGAGCGGGTTCGCTGGCCATGACACGGTTCTCGTTGATCCTGAAAGACAGGAGAATCGCTTTCTTGACCCAGTCATTGACCTGCCACTGTCCGTCGATCTTTTCCGCCACGCGCAGGGAACCGTAATCCAGCTTTTCGATCACGGTATGGATGGCCGTGCGCAGTTCAATGCTGTGTTTTTGGGGGGAGAGGGAAGCTCGTTGTTCCCACGCCGATTCGATCAGACTTTGGAGGTCGCTCATAGGCTAGGCTCTGTGAATGCAGGCCGTCATTGGCAGTACCGGGATACAGAAGGCGCATGATGCGCGGTTTACCACCGCAGCGGCCGAGCTTGAATGGAGGCAACAGGATAACCGAGTCTGCCCTATCCATGCACGGTTTTATGGCTTTCTTTGTCGCTTTTGAGGGCAGATGAATACGTATAGGTGCGGGTAGCAGGGGCCGGATTGTCGTTTTGGGCTGAGCCCGCCGAGGGAGCTTGCAGGAATTTGGTGACCGGGAGCCTGTGTTGGCCTTATTGGCTTTATTTCTAATACTGTTTTTCTGGATTCTTGTTTTTTGATAATTAATTTTTGCTTCTGCTTGTTTTTCTTATCGCAGCTATTTTGTTTATTTATTGTTGAGCTTGTTTAACTAAATCGCCTGCGTAAACAAGTATTTCAAAATAATAAAAAATAATCGTGGATCGCCATGCGGATTGCGTGAAGAGTTCTTGGTTTTAGTTGCTGGAAGGGCTAGTGCCGCCTGATGTTTCAGCTTGCTTGGTTCTGTTCTTACTCTGTAGGGCTCGTGAAAAAAGACTTTTAACCGTTTTCCATATAGGGTTATTTCCGGGTTTGTCCGGAGCAGGGTCTCGTCTGAGGCCGTGAGTAATGATTCGGTTGCGCTTTTTACATTTTATAAAATTCATCTGATTTTTATCTGCCTAGAATGATTACAAGGTTTTGCTTATTAACCATATTTGGCTCTTGTTTCTTCATTCAAACGGAGGGGTTATGAGATCGATTCTTTTATGGCTCTTGGGTGTCCCTATTCCTATCATTATTTTGCTGGCCTTGTTTTGGCACTAAGGTATTTGCGATCACAATCTTGAATAAGGAATCATCATGGCTACGACGCAATTTGGTTCGGATGCAGGTTTGGGTACGCAGGCCGTCGCGGAATCGTCGCATTCCGCTGTGTCTTGGGGCGCAGTCATCGGGGGCGCGGTTATTGCCGCTGCCTTGACGGTGACCTTGCTGGTAGGCGGGACAGGCCTGGGTTTCATGGCGATCTCTCCCTGGGGCAATGAAGGGGCCTCGGGTACCACCATGGCTATCGGCACGATTGTCTGGCTGTTTGTCACACAGATCATCGCTTACGGCATTGCAGGTTATGTCACTGGGCGTCTGCGTACAAACTGGACCGGTGTGCATGGCGACGAAGTTCATTTCCGCGATACGGCACATGGTTTTCTGGTGTGGGCTGTCAGTGCGGTTGTCAGTGTGTTCTTGCTGGGCTCGGGTGTCGCCTCCCTGGTGTCGGGTACGGCACAGGCCGGGGCGAATCTGGCTGGGGCAGGCGTTGGCGCCGCGTCGGCGGTTGTGGGGCAGGCTGGCAAAGATCAAGCCCAGGGTCCAGGTTTGGGCTACTTCACCGATACCTTGCTGCGTCCGGCCGATCCAGCCAACGCACCTGCACAGGCTGGCAACCCTGAGCGTGAAGTCAGCCGCATTCTGGCGCGCAGCCTGAAAGAAGGCGAGGTGTCCCAGCAGGATCAGGATTACTTGCTGCGCCTGGTGGCCAACCGTACCGGTCTGACTCCGGAGCAGGCCAAGGATCGTCTGGACTCCGTACAGAAGCAAGCCAAGGAAACAGCCGAGAAGCTGGAACAACAAGCACGTGAAGCGGCAGACACCGCTCGCAAGGCAGCCGCTGCTTTCGCGCTGTGGGCATTTGCATCCTTGCTGGTCGGTGCTTTTGTAGCCAGCCTGGCGGCCACGATTGGCGGACGGGCGCGTATCACGCGTTAAGCCCCATTTGTGACGCCCAGTCACTTATAAGTTGAGGCGGGCAGTGCCAGGCCCCCGGATGTCAGAGCTCCGGGGGCTTTTTTTGTCGCCGGGCCGCCCCAAGACAAAAAGCTCCCCCTCGGGGGGCAGCAAGCCGAAGGCGTAGCGTGGGGGTTTATTGTATCCGCTTCAATCAATCTGCAGTCTTGCCCGATGCTTCAGGGAATACGAATAAAGCTGCTGGGAGCCTGTCCTAAACGGCGACGGAACATGGTGGAAAAGGCACTGGAGCTGTCATAGCCCAGGTCCATCGCAATCTGTGTGACTGACTGACCGGCAGACAGCTTGGTCAAAGCGGACAGCAAGCAGGCTTGTTGCCGCCATTCGCTAAAGCTCATGCCGGTTTGCTGCCGGAACAGGCGCGTGAAGCTGCGCAAACTTTTGTTCAATTGCTCGGCCCAGTGTTCTGGCGTGCTCTGGATATTGGGCTGAATCAGGAACGCTTTGCAGAGCGTGGCCAAGGATGGGTCTTGAGGGATAGGGGCAAAGAGCGGCATGGTGTCTGCCAGACCAACTTCATGCAAGAGCAGTTGAGCCAAGGCGCCGTCGCGGCCATTTTCCTCGTACAAGGCGGGCAAGGCCAGGGAGGCCAGCAGCAAATGATGCAGCAAGGGCGTAATCACCAGCACCTCGCAATGGGTGCTGTGGCGGGGGGCGGCCTCTGGCTCTATATATAGACTGCGCGTACTGGCGCTGTGCATGCGCACGCGATGGCGCTTGCCGGCCGGAATCCACACACCGCTATAGGGCGGGATAACCCAGGCGCCATCGTCAGTTTCTACTTCCATCAGACCTGTCATGGCATAGAGCATTTGCGCCCGCCGGTGCACATGAAAGTCCAGCAGGGTGCCCGGGGCGTAGTCTGTGCCAATCGCCAGCAAGGGGCGGGGGGTGGCATCCACGCTGTCCAGTCGTACATTGTGCATAAGCAAGCCTCTGGCCGAAACGAACGTATTGTTGACCGGTTTTAGCATGCCAGCCAATGCGGCGCGACCTATTCTTGGGCTTTGTCATCTCTGTTGATGGGCGGCTATGTATTTTCTATTGCTGTTTTTTGGTTTGCTGGCCGGGGTAACC
This genomic window from Alcaligenes faecalis contains:
- the prmB gene encoding 50S ribosomal protein L3 N(5)-glutamine methyltransferase, which translates into the protein MLSPCIDSSSLLEAQQELRTVRDLLRWSVSQFNRCQLAFGHGSDNAWDEAAYLLLHTLHLPLDTLDPYLDATVLESERAAYLALVARRCNERVPAAYLTGEAWLQGHRFRVTADTIVPRSPIAELLAEQLQPWIADPDAIYNALDLCTGSGCLAILTALAFPQAQVDAVDLSDAALEVAQSNIDAFELNDRMSLYKSDLLDQLPPTAYDLIICNPPYVNEQSMQNLPKEYQHEPQLALAGGDDGMDLVRRILEAAPNFLSPEGVLVLEIGNEYDNFVAAFPELEPIWLSTETAEDQILLLSREQLAL
- the dapE gene encoding succinyl-diaminopimelate desuccinylase; the encoded protein is MSTDNSVLDTLKALIARPSVTPEDAHCQQWLGARLEQAGFSLEHLPSGPVSNLWARRGTEAPLFVFAGHTDVVPTGPEAAWDSPPFEPTVRDGQLYGRGAADMKASIAAFIHAVEEFTQAHPEHKGSIALLLTSDEEGPATDGTVHVCRVLKERGEQLDYCIVGEPTCSRQLGDTIKNGRRGSLSGHLIVKGRQGHVAYPQLAINPLHVFAPVLHELTDRMWDAGNIDFPPTSFQISNIHAGTGAGNVIPGQLDVHFNFRFSTEQTPAGLQAEVESILRRHGVDFQLEWTVGGEPFLTEAGPLSQALAKAIETETGVETDLSTTGGTSDGRFIAKICPQVVEFGPLNASIHQINEHVSVADLEPLKNIYRRTLESLLC
- the dapD gene encoding 2,3,4,5-tetrahydropyridine-2,6-dicarboxylate N-succinyltransferase — translated: MSDLQSLIESAWEQRASLSPQKHSIELRTAIHTVIEKLDYGSLRVAEKIDGQWQVNDWVKKAILLSFRINENRVMASEPAPFYDKVPLKFEQHDQAAFAQAGFRAVPGAVVRQGAYVAPDVVLMPSFVNIGAYVGEGTMVDTWATVGSCAQIGKHVHLSGGVGIGGVLEPLQANPTIIEDNCFIGARSEVVEGVIVEENSVLAMGVFLSQSTKIYERETGKIYQGRVPAGSVVVPGSLPSADGLYSLACAIIVKRVDARTRAKTSINDLLRA
- a CDS encoding membrane protein, whose amino-acid sequence is MATTQFGSDAGLGTQAVAESSHSAVSWGAVIGGAVIAAALTVTLLVGGTGLGFMAISPWGNEGASGTTMAIGTIVWLFVTQIIAYGIAGYVTGRLRTNWTGVHGDEVHFRDTAHGFLVWAVSAVVSVFLLGSGVASLVSGTAQAGANLAGAGVGAASAVVGQAGKDQAQGPGLGYFTDTLLRPADPANAPAQAGNPEREVSRILARSLKEGEVSQQDQDYLLRLVANRTGLTPEQAKDRLDSVQKQAKETAEKLEQQAREAADTARKAAAAFALWAFASLLVGAFVASLAATIGGRARITR
- a CDS encoding AraC family transcriptional regulator; its protein translation is MHNVRLDSVDATPRPLLAIGTDYAPGTLLDFHVHRRAQMLYAMTGLMEVETDDGAWVIPPYSGVWIPAGKRHRVRMHSASTRSLYIEPEAAPRHSTHCEVLVITPLLHHLLLASLALPALYEENGRDGALAQLLLHEVGLADTMPLFAPIPQDPSLATLCKAFLIQPNIQSTPEHWAEQLNKSLRSFTRLFRQQTGMSFSEWRQQACLLSALTKLSAGQSVTQIAMDLGYDSSSAFSTMFRRRLGQAPSSFIRIP